In Apis mellifera strain DH4 linkage group LG1, Amel_HAv3.1, whole genome shotgun sequence, the sequence ttttttttataaagtaattaacaaggataaaactttatatatagatattttttatatttttaagattttaaattttctgctAACTTTTCAAGCAATTAATCAAAAGAAGCTTTATGCTTTGGGTACGTTAGAAACTTTGCAtctaactatatatttttttgtcaataatgttccataatcatttaaattgatGGTAAAATTACAatgtacattatattatattatctaaataataatttaaatactattgaaattttaatgaatattatattgttgcaGCATGTTAATGAATCATATATGGAGACATATCAGTACTATTACAGTGGCAATTAAGgctctctcattttttttcatatttttttttttcattataaataatcatagaaTCAAATGAGCaggcattaatatttaaataaacctTTCTTTTATGCTACTCTCCTTCATTCGCATTTCCTTTCACAAAATCATTATAGCATACATTGCATTTATCTAcattaatcattttcatatcatttatGATACACTATTATCTATCGTAAGTATATATTACagctgataatttttaatgtttgaaTGCAATGAAtgcaattgtataaaaattctgtttAATGTGGcttttttactataataattatttgatgcatttcttaatttaattgatttgtaaaaaaaagttttttcttatcttatgtattttacataacaatatatgaaaaattatttgtatttattttatttcataacatatatttataataaatatctctttttttctttacaaaataaaattataattattctgtatagtattattaaagtacagtggtaaaattataaatatgaatgaataataatgtaaataatatttaaaaaaaaaataattgcatgtattataattgatcaagagtcttttttataatatttgcattaaatatattttttttgattatgaatatatagatataaattttaaattacattcttagaaatttaatattaaaaattcattaactaatataaaatatatttataagatcatgaatttgaattttgaatggattttttttcttaagtaaTTGtgctatatttgaaaattagcaATTATTAgacttacaaaatattttatgcatgaTTCAAATAAGCATGAattgaaatctatttatagatatgactttattttattataaaataattttaaaattttattttgcatgaaattataacattatattattcgctgaatgataattaattattttaaatattttctttttttgctttcaatttatatttatttttcatattagaattaaattttataattttataaaaaaattaatatttttttatgcatttatgatatttataaggTGTCATATGTTAACActtattggaaattattttttgcttaaaatattatgacacCTTCTTAGATATAGTTAACGCGCAACAGGCGCTTCCATTCATTTAAAGACGACGTTGTGCTGGCCTTAACGACGACTGGTATGGTCAAGGTGTGGACTCTTCTTGGGCATGAAAATCGTAATAGTGAACCTCTTTATGAACATGAAAGCAAACAAATACGATGTTTAAATGCACTTGCTATGACTTGTTGCCCATATAATCAAAGAACTGTATTAATTGTGTGCTCTAAACATTGGCAggtatatgttaattattattacaatttctcagattaattgatttttttactgataCAGTATCTACATTAGATATATGATGCTGGTgacttctctcttctttgttCAATTACTGCACCTTGTGGTGAACGCTGGATGTCTGGAGATTTTTTAGCTGCAGATAGAGTTATATTATGGAGTGATGAAGGTCATGGCTATCTCTATAAATTACCAGCTAAGTAcgtttttaaacgaaattatatattttttttatttttaatatattttttatattttgaacttgtcatgaaatattaaaatttctaaagaaattattgataatgacaaatttaaaatatatataaaacaaagatttgatagcataaatttgaaatattagattatacatttaatagattattaatttgttgctTATAGGATTCTGGTATATCTTGAAAGGtagtgtttttaaattaatgttgccaattaataataagaaaatgaataagaaaaaaaatttattaaaagaatgctTAATTTTGTAGCTTTATCAAGtactaatttgtatttatatgttctaacaaattttaaaataataagataattacaatttaagcAGTATGAAAGCTATAgaaatgtagaaatattttaaaaattttttatattatttttaatataaaatatatttgaaagaaaataatatgttgTTACAATAGtgatcaaagaaaaaatatttcatgaaataattaaaatgtagttagttattttaatgccaattcattctttttttgtgtatttcatttatgattagatatgtaaatgaatttttctcaatcaaatatacttttttcaaattcatttaatttaaagtttttaaaactaaatattattttatagaagcaCTTGCTGGCAATgcacatttaatatttgtttcatgtATATTGTTTTACTTCATTTGTcatgaatattcatattcaatcatattaaataGGAAATgctcatttattttctattttatattaatattaataattttaacaattaaataaaataatttatatgttatatcaagaaatataataatctttgaaatatatttcttatatatgttttttattaatttttttgtcttaagtatataattaaatatagattagaatatagattaaaaaaatttttttatgaaatgaatatagaattcttattaacttttatataaaaataaatagaactaTTTTGAGAttcataatatgaaaaaattcattctaatttattttaataatttcaaaaaaaaagaacaccaaataattaaaacaatcttattgtaattaaatatatttctaattttcatttgtcACAAATAATTCACAATGACTTTTTTTACGGTGATGTgtctttttcatataatacacATCTACTGCATTCTACGATGGATCTGGTGTTCTCTAGCAAGTTGAAGGGCAAGGCTCTTAGCAGGTAATCCTGCATTATCTGTTACACACTTTCTTCTTGTATTTTCTActgtaatttttatgttttttattttgctacatttttttacagatattttgcttattatttttttacagatttctttttatttctttactttcttttgttttcttccttattaaaaatgatgaatgaagtacattatttataattatcttgtataaatatgaaatattatttaaaatattttttaagatttataagaaaataacatctataaaaaaactatgttaataataataatattcattttcattttattttattaatctattttataatttttcttaattattgatttaaattaaaaataattaatcaaaatttttaaaatgaaattatacgaattttttctataatattataaaatattataaagatcatatatttaaattaaattaaatatatatattataattaaaataattatatatatatttattatgttatataatttaaatataattaattcatgtcttatttttttgataatatttttatattatacatatatatataatataaatctatattaaatcaaaatattattatataattatatagtctTATATTACATCTCTCTGCATTTCATATCTTGTGTTTTCATCTCTTATTTGTTTTAAGTTGCTTTATATGTATCttactttatattaatcaaataagataaataataattttaataaaaaatagtgcTGTGCCAGCTTATGTAGTTTTAGTAAGCTATACTAATTGCCAATCATATTTAGTTGCATCTattgttcaaatatatttatatattgaaacatatgtttctttatattatcttataacaaattattatataaataatataattatgcacTATTTTATGtgctatgaaatttattaaaatttattgatatgtattgtaaattgaataaatattattgaatatataaattgaataaattgaataaaaaattattaaaattaataaatattaaaaatatattattatttattgattgtaaaatattcttaatttatattatatactatgcatttcgttaaaatatattaaaatatattatgaattaatatttaaaattattattataatataatataaaaaataattttgaataattaaataatatattattcttattttttttttttatattgtatagtaGCGTTGcagacaataaaaatttccattctgCGGGTGTTGAATATGATCAACCTTATCTTTATTGTACTTTGATGCAACCTGGAGATAAggtaagtttaaaattaattagttagtttagcaatattaattttttgaaattatacaattgttgattattaatcattatactttcttttatttttagccTCTATCATGCCCTCCAGCAATGCGATTAGTTACAGTTCAAaaacaaagtaaaatattaaaatatttattacgtgGCGATAGTGAAGGAATTGTTCTTTGGACAGTTCCAGAAATAACAACTCAACAATTAACTCAAATTTGTCAGAATGATTGTTCTATTCCACTTTCATTACCACCAGCAGTAAAAACAAGTATTACTGCTGCTTGGGAGGAAATGAAACCATCACCAGTTGGAATATTAGATCAATTAGATAGTGGAGATGTTCATGGCATAAAATTAACAGCTAGTATATATTTACCACAACAAAGTCGTTTAGTTGTCGGTCGTGAAGATGGcagtattattattgttcctGCAACACAAACAGTCATGCTTCATTTACTTCATGGCAATCATCAACAATATGAtggtacaattttattaatttaaaaataatatttctctaagACTTTTGcttcaacaatattttttttattcaataaaacaatttaacatataaattgtaatatttacataaacttatttaatcaatcatttaatcaattatttaattattttcttttttattttattatggttTATAGATTGGCCTCCCCATCAAGTACTTTTAGGTCACTCTGGCCGAGTGAATTGTCTTTTATATCCACATGGAGCAGCTTCACGTTATGATCGGACACATCTTGTTTCTGGATCTGTTGATTTTGCCGTATGTTTATGGGACCTTTATGCTGGTACACTTATTCATAGATTTTGTGTTCATGCAGGTGAAATTACACAATTAATGGTACCGCCTGATAATTGTAGTGtacgtttatatattattatataaattattaaatttatttattaaattatattaataattatttattaaattatattgttaataaataatatcttataattattttacaaaactatataattttgtatattaaaattttgtagtttattaatacataatgaaagtttaatcatttttttagcCTAGAATACAGAAGTGCGTTTGCAGTGTTGCATCGGATCATAGTGTTACTTTGTTATCATTAGCAGAAAGAAAATGTGTTGTTCTTGCTTCTCGGCACTTATTTCCAGTTGTTACAATAAAATGGAGACCATTAGATGATTTTATGATAGTCGGATGTTCAGATGGTGCTGTGTATGTATGGCAAATGGAAACTGGTCATTTAGATCGTGTATTACAcggtacatataaattttttattttacttctcTAATGCTTTTCTAATAATGATCTTTGctctaaaagattttatatgtatatcagtgtgtatttgttttaaattaattaattataacatattataaatacaatttgttacatatttgttttattataattttctacaattattatttatgtacatgtatataatattttaaaatttatttttgtaaaattttaattgaaatttttacaggTATTATTGCAGAAGAAGTGCTTTATGCTTGTGATGAAAATACAATGGCTGCATCTGGAGGATCAGCTACAGGTGGTGAATTGGGATTAGCTAATCCTGCTGTACATTTTTTtaggtaaaatataaatattttacaaactatatattaaaattttgtagtttattaatacataatgaTAGTTACAATGATACTTATAAagtaaatgatagaaattttagatagaagaatttttaaaaatattaaaaatatttttttttatttcttaaattttttaaattttattttttcagaggTTTGAGACATAGAAATCTTTCTGCTATACGACATGCAACTCAAAGAGGATTACATCAGCTGCAGCAACTTCATGGTGGACAAGGAGTTGACCATGGAAACCAAATAAAGGCAAAAGGCACACCTTTAATGATTCAAGGATTTAGAAGTAATCCTAAAGATCCAGAaagtcatattttattttttgatatagagGCATTAATaggtaatattttctttattctttctttttaatatatatgtaaagaagtttaaaaaaaatagattgatattttcttttttatacatagTACAATTACTTAGTGATGAATATGGAGCAATGTCACCAGGTTCTTTGGAAGCACAAGGTCTCATTTCTGCTTCTGAATATCAAAAAGTTGCAGCACTTACACAATCTGCCAGTCCAGATgctcataaaaaaattgcaggtaaaatttttttcaattcttattattattcatatctatagatttatacatatagattctaattttaaatactaattatagtattattaaaagaaaaaaactaacATGCCACTTTATAGACTTTTTCGGTCGCGTCAAGGATAAGGCAGGCGACGTTGAACGAATTTTAAAGGAGAAGGATCGTCACGGTATTGTGTTGTTACAGTTTCATTTCGTAAATGATAGTTTGTgtgcaatttttttagagTAAAAATTTAGTAAGAATCTCACATAAAAtcattagttttattttatgcattacgtttgtataaataattatacaatatgtgTTTATGCgtactaaaattatttgttgcaTGTCTTGccatataaacaaatttatttatattgttaagatttaattttaatacattattttgtttgaatttataatatttatatcaaaactcTTGatcaattaacattttttatatatttatatatttattcagttcattatgtaaatttaaagaaaataatttattatgattagcgcttttttatttataatttattaatatattttttttattatttaaatattttgattcataAATACTTTtggaatgtttattttatataatatctatataaagttttatagtGCATTTAATTctcagttattattattcgtgaaGATTcgtattgaagaaaatatttatctattatgatAGATGATCATTTATAGCCAATTTCTTTCTATAGGTATATTGGCTAAAATGAAGGAGGGCGCAGAGAACGTACATACTAAGATTCAGGCCAAGGTGGAAAGCGTTGGCCTCAAGCCGTCGACTCTTGACGGCAAAGGTTAGCCATGATTTAAGAAAGATGGCAAAATTATTGTCATCTTTCTGTCATTGAAATTACGTGGcatgaatttttgttattagttTAGATTTGTCATCTGCtttccattttccttttttttataaatataaatataaatataaatataaatataaatatatatatatatatatatattatattatttaaaatatatttattatttattttaatatctaaattataagttattgaaattttactaatttcatttattatattcctattctattaaaaatttttgaacgtttattatattaattttttaatcataaaaatattctgatataTCTGATTATCtctatattctaattatttacgacataatattatattttgtcaaattaaattaaaatcagtatatatttttatatgtaatatacatttataatatattaattaatatatttatatatacatatatttttattttttataatatatatttttatttatgcaaattaagtaaaataatataaataaaaaaattaaaataaaaaaataacgctatgtttctaagaaaaattttttttaaaattaattgatttttttttcaaaaacataaataattttatttgaaaataattcattttatcattttgaattattattttttgatgttattgcaaattttattttattatatatgttaatttttttatttatagattttatatatatctataataaaatttttcatacatttcatattataaataatttaaaataaatatttattgctaaGATGTTAtgtgaatatatgaaaaattttgaagttataaatttatgttatatttaatttttttaaagtttttagatctaaaatctataaattgataattattataaaaattttactctttCACAGGTGATAATTGGAACAATAATGATGCtatgaaaaacaatttgaaacgAAATGGAGCTTTCAATGAACCAAATGCAACTATGGAAGTAGCTCAGCTTATATTAAGTTTATTGCATGCCTGGGGGATTGATCCAGATTTAGATCGCGTTTGTGAAGGGAAATTAGGTTTATTAAGACCTATGGTTCCCGTTTCATTTGGAGTCTTATCTAAAGGAGgtataaatgaatatgattTGGCTTAtgctcatatatatatatatgctcatAATTCaatgtttgaattattatgtttGAAAGGTTACAtgtcattattattaccaaCTTGGCAAACACAATTAGAACCAATTGGTGAACCTGCAACTCAATTAGAACAACGTTTACCAGCAGAATTAGTTAGACAGGAAAGACTTACAAGAGCTTTCACAGCAAGGGCACATTGGGAATTGTCTACCACATTAACTAGCAATCATTTATTAGCAGTAGTAGCTTTAGCAAATACTTTAATGTCAATGAATAATGCCACTTTTGTACCTGAACAAGAACGAAATCGAATAATGCATaggttaataattaatattattttttttgttttaaataattaatatgcaatatatatatatataatatatatataaatgttatttaatatacttagGCCTGGTAATAGATCTAcaataaattggaataaagcAGAAgaggaaaatgaagaaatttatacaGCACAACAAGCACAGATTAAACAAGGCTGGTCTCTTTTAGCAACATTGCATTGTGTACTTTTGCCTGATAAAATAGTTTCACAAAGTGGTATTAAGACATTTAAACGACCTCAAGTTGAAATGATGGCTCGCAGATGGCAACATCAATGTCTTGaggttaatattttattatattatagatgtatagaaagttatataaaacttacttgttactaaaataacaatatttcagATCCGTGAAGCTGCTCAAGCTTTATTACTTGCTGAATTAGGAAGAATGGGtccaaaaggaagaaaaactcTTGTAGATAGTTGGTCACAATATTTACCAATGTATAGCACTCAAGAACCTATTGCACCACAATCACAAAATCAAAGCCCACCAGCTCCTGGTAGCCCAATTCCTCCATCTGAATCACATACAGAAGaggaagatgaagaagaagaattagcaGAAGgcaagttatttataaaactttgcttatattattttaatttttaaaaagtataatttaattattttttatacttacatTAGCAGAAATAAATGTAGCTAGGAAACCATCAAGTGTGGCGGAATTGAAACGAAAGCAAACTACGGCAGTTGTATTATTAGGTGTAATAGGTGCAGAATTTGGACAAGATGTTACTACTACAAATCAAAAAAGAGATAATGAACAAAGGCGAAAAAGTTCAATCGTAGAAGGTTttggaattggaaataataatcttgctAGGCATACTAGTATGGCGCTCACGCATTTATTACATGCACCTCATTCACCAAAATTACCCTTACATACAGCATTACGAAGAGCTGCAATTGATCTCATTGGTAGAGGTTTTACAGTTTGGGAACCATATCTTGATGTATCAAaagtaagaataatattaataattacaaatgataaaatgtacattatttaaattaataatagttaaagaaattatatattggttTTATGCTGTATAATATAGGTATTATTGGGATTGTTAGAAATGTGTTGTGATGCTGATAAGTTAGTACCAAATATGACATATGGCCTTCCACTTACACCTCAAGCTGATACATGTCGTACAGCACGGCATGCTTTAACTTTAATAGCTACAGCTAGACCTGCAGCATTTATTACTACAATGGCACGAGAAGTGGCTAGATATAACACTTTACAACAAAATGCACAaacattaaatgtaaatatgagTGCAAGTGTTTTAGTAAAAGCAAAACCAGAAATACTTAGAATTGTTGaacaattaattgataaaatgcaAAGTGAAATGAGTGATCTCTTAGTTGAGGTAAGAATGCggatcttaaatattattatattaatattatattatagtaatgtgttaatatattatattaattgatatttattgataatctaGGTGatggatattattttacattgtcTGGATCCAGGTCATCTTAAAACTAAACCACTAAATGATGTATTTCCAGCAGTATGTAGATTTAATCAAGTaagttgaattattttaatattgaaataatatgttttaattttaaatttatttttgttaatttgtttattaaaaatatttgttaaatatttaatttataataaatatatctattctaGGTAAGTCATTGTCCAGCAACACGCAGAATAGCAGTAGGCAGCCGCAATGGTCAGCTTGCTTTATACGAATTACGAGGAAACGTTAAATGTCAAACAGTACCTGCGCATACATCATCTGTAACTGCATTAGCATTTTCGCCTGAAGGCAAGTTCCTGGTTAGTTATTCTTGTacggaaaataaattatgtttctggcaggtaagatattttttatttatttatatattttgagttaatagcataaaatttaaaaattaaatttaaataatttttaacatttccaGCAAACAAGTAGTGGTATGTTTGGCCTAGGAAATTCTCAAACACGTTGTGTAAAATCATATAGTACCGCACCCATTAATGATGTAGCACGATTAAATCCTATGCGACTAGCTCGATTGATATGGATAAACAATCGTACAGTTACATTAATGCTTGCTGATGGGTCTGAAACACGATTTAATGTATAACTTTAAAATGATCCCTTTCAATAgtggatgaataaaaaaaaattgaacattatataataaaatgggaTCAGTCTATAgcagaaatatgaaataattgttttagataaaaaaaaataaccaaaAGTGATGTCATGAATGTTGGTGCGCTTATTGGTACTTAATAGTACTAGTGCTAAAATAATCAGATATGGAACATACTCAAATGAAGTTCATCGTTGCACAATGCAGGATATGGTTTAGCAATTATCGTCAAATAtggtatgaaaatattttttttctaatctatacacaaacatatttctttttattccaactaaataatttaaatattttattttttgattgcgTATGAATACACTCCCATTTTGTGTTCTTGTTAGCGcctaaattttaacaaaaaagtattctttttatctagtaatttaattgtacattATTTGATTGctaactatataattataattccaaattatttaattaatatagaatttcatgaatttcattttgaaataaaataatataatgaaacgcTTTCatactgatatatatatgtatatcgtaAAATTCGTTGACCATTTCTATATGAGGATTGCGTGCTGTACTATATGTACTgtattatgcaatattatactattacgTGTGCTATTCAAAGCCACGATTACATATTCCTGAAACcccgatataataaatataatataatataaaaaaaagtggcTATCATGTGGAACCTCGCGTTGAAAGTACatacacatgtatatatacatattaaaaaaaaaaaagaaaaaaaaatgaattatcgcctgaaaatttgtatatacataatggCGAATCGTATAGATCAATATAACTCATATGAAATATCTTGTATCTAATTTATTCATGTATAATTGAACGCTTAAAATGAATTCctgttttacaaattttacatgTTATTTATTCACGTAATTTGTACTATTTaatgaaagttaaatatttctatatcttaTAGTTCTATGTTGAGatctgaattttaaaaatttgattgtgCATGTTTGGTACTTAGAACTAAAAAAGATCAagtgaaagtaaaatttaattatagattcttaatatacaaaataattttcaaatctaatattcagaaataataattaaatattatattttattttaagatttttacaaatattccatgtaaaaatgattattaatatttatttcatcgattaaaatgaaactattgaaagattaaaataattgtgtatagtatcatttatatgtaaattttttttgttattatttttttccctggAATAAGTTTTTTCACTTCCGAAGAGAAAATGAATAGATAAAGAATAtagatgatattaaatttatttagtataatttattatgattattgccTTTTATGAATTTCACACAATGTtctgtataaatatacaataataacacATATAATTGTACACATCTTAAAATCGATAAGTTATTACAGACATTGTGATTAATTTAACAAGTATTGtatgtacaatatttattacaatttaattatcatatatcgcacaaaatttaaatttttcaaaaaattttgaatataacatttggaattttaaaaaaatattttaaaaattgtaatttgttcAATCAATttggattatataatataatgttataatataattgttatcgataatatatgacgttcatcaaatttatttatgaatattttaaaaatatatgaattttatttattttttttttagaaatgttttAAGCTTTCTATGACAATATGCTTCAACAATGTGAGAcataaaatactattaattttaatttctttatttaaa encodes:
- the LOC412288 gene encoding WD repeat-containing protein 7 isoform X8, whose protein sequence is MTAGTSLVVPIVLWGRIAPTHCISCIYLSRDQKTLVTGCYDGQICLWQVDPETLKMTPRCLLVGHTAPIMCLSRASVIMEQNFIVSSSESGEMCTWDLVDGKCREAVKLSSVHTQMLPYVSAGGEDVRLFCSGYYPEVLVMDPFSLEVLFTLSSRVHPDWISALHVLRPAKRKGRFYVHTNDVVLALTTTGMVKVWTLLGHENRNSEPLYEHESKQIRCLNALAMTCCPYNQRTVLIVCSKHWQIYDAGDFSLLCSITAPCGERWMSGDFLAADRVILWSDEGHGYLYKLPANSVADNKNFHSAGVEYDQPYLYCTLMQPGDKPLSCPPAMRLVTVQKQSKILKYLLRGDSEGIVLWTVPEITTQQLTQICQNDCSIPLSLPPAVKTSITAAWEEMKPSPVGILDQLDSGDVHGIKLTASIYLPQQSRLVVGREDGSIIIVPATQTVMLHLLHGNHQQYDDWPPHQVLLGHSGRVNCLLYPHGAASRYDRTHLVSGSVDFAVCLWDLYAGTLIHRFCVHAGEITQLMVPPDNCSPRIQKCVCSVASDHSVTLLSLAERKCVVLASRHLFPVVTIKWRPLDDFMIVGCSDGAVYVWQMETGHLDRVLHGIIAEEVLYACDENTMAASGGSATGGELGLANPAVHFFRGLRHRNLSAIRHATQRGLHQLQQLHGGQGVDHGNQIKAKGTPLMIQGFRSNPKDPESHILFFDIEALIVQLLSDEYGAMSPGSLEAQGLISASEYQKVAALTQSASPDAHKKIADFFGRVKDKAGDVERILKEKDRHGILAKMKEGAENVHTKIQAKVESVGLKPSTLDGKGDNWNNNDAMKNNLKRNGAFNEPNATMEVAQLILSLLHAWGIDPDLDRVCEGKLGLLRPMVPVSFGVLSKGGYMSLLLPTWQTQLEPIGEPATQLEQRLPAELVRQERLTRAFTARAHWELSTTLTSNHLLAVVALANTLMSMNNATFVPEQERNRIMHRPGNRSTINWNKAEEENEEIYTAQQAQIKQGWSLLATLHCVLLPDKIVSQSGIKTFKRPQVEMMARRWQHQCLEIREAAQALLLAELGRMGPKGRKTLVDSWSQYLPMYSTQEPIAPQSQNQSPPAPGSPIPPSESHTEEEDEEEELAEAEINVARKPSSVAELKRKQTTAVVLLGVIGAEFGQDVTTTNQKRDNEQRRKSSIVEGFGIGNNNLARHTSMALTHLLHAPHSPKLPLHTALRRAAIDLIGRGFTVWEPYLDVSKVLLGLLEMCCDADKLVPNMTYGLPLTPQADTCRTARHALTLIATARPAAFITTMAREVARYNTLQQNAQTLNVNMSASVLVKAKPEILRIVEQLIDKMQSEMSDLLVEVMDIILHCLDPGHLKTKPLNDVFPAVCRFNQVSHCPATRRIAVGSRNGQLALYELRGNVKCQTVPAHTSSVTALAFSPEGKFLVSYSCTENKLCFWQQTSSGMFGLGNSQTRCVKSYSTAPINDVARLNPMRLARLIWINNRTVTLMLADGSETRFNV